GTCCCGGACACTAGTTTTCCTGCATGGTTTGGGCGAGAATCACCTCACCTTTTCTCCCGCCCACCTGTGTCGGGTGGTTTCCTGCCGGTATTTCCGGACGGACCTTGCTACTTTGTACCGGACAATGCTCTTCCCCGCTGCTGGTGTGCTGGTTTTGGCCTGGATCCGCTTTCTTGTCTGTAAATAAAGCAGTGCTTGGCGCACAGCAAGCAGTGGCCGATGACAGGCGATGGAATACTGCCTTCAGACCCCGGCCTGGTTGAGATTTCT
This region of Atribacteraceae bacterium genomic DNA includes:
- a CDS encoding DUF401 family protein — encoded protein: SRTLVFLHGLGENHLTFSPAHLCRVVSCRYFRTDLATLYRTMLFPAAGVLVLAWIRFLVCK